A section of the Streptomyces xinghaiensis S187 genome encodes:
- a CDS encoding ATP-binding protein: MTGRGLGRHHGDEENAGVRNDLGGTVHGPSVQVGTVHGDVRVLGAPPGGTGPPWQLPPVSRVTNRERELAALDRFRERAVRGEGPTAVTISGLGGVGKTALALHWLHGLRATVPDGQLFAGLGAQSPDGPVRPGTVLGMFLRALGVPAEGIPGATEERLGLYRSLTAERKLAVLLDDAVSAAQVRPLLPSGTCVAVVTSRWRLPGLSVDGCLALGLEPLGADAAVDLLASTLGDGRVVDEPAEARALVGLCAGLPLAVRVVGARLAARPERPLRAMVRALSAEHSRLDAMTIEDDHSVRAALDLSHRALPGPAARLYRLLGLHPGTDFGVNAARALSGGPPGEAAAGDVPAGDIPDLLDQLLDANLLLGTGEDRYRLHDLVRLHARGLLEAGHGVEDRERALRRLLDHYLASATAAESVLDPHHRSLPRTYGPGEPVTEDFHGDARAALDWLEREHRTLMAVIGLAREAGVPAAAWQLADAMWPLFTRRKHYESWRTAHREGLAAARDCRDRAAQCRMLTSGGLGELDTGGHARALEMFDEAARLFRESGDPLGHARTCNYRGLACLGLGRLDEAAELFRHAAEECPRHGDRRAGGLAHLNLADTAVRGGRSGLAVTEAARAHEVLVEEGDPYNAARADILLGRALPALGRTEEAEDHLRRAVATLREAKAGYETGRALEALGELAEHLGRTGTARRHYTEALEHYARLAVPAAEAVRVRLRRLGGPTPGP; encoded by the coding sequence ATGACGGGCAGAGGGCTGGGACGGCACCACGGCGACGAGGAGAACGCCGGTGTGCGGAACGACCTCGGTGGGACGGTGCACGGTCCGAGCGTGCAGGTCGGCACCGTGCACGGCGACGTCCGGGTTCTCGGCGCGCCGCCCGGGGGCACCGGCCCGCCCTGGCAGTTGCCGCCGGTGAGCCGGGTGACCAACCGGGAGCGCGAACTGGCGGCCCTGGACCGGTTCCGGGAGCGGGCCGTCCGCGGCGAGGGCCCCACGGCCGTGACGATCTCCGGGCTGGGCGGGGTCGGCAAGACGGCCCTGGCGCTGCACTGGCTGCACGGCCTCAGGGCGACGGTGCCGGACGGCCAGCTGTTCGCCGGGCTGGGCGCGCAGTCACCGGACGGCCCCGTGCGTCCCGGTACGGTCCTCGGGATGTTCCTGCGGGCCCTGGGTGTGCCCGCCGAGGGCATTCCCGGGGCCACGGAGGAGAGACTCGGGCTCTACCGCTCCCTCACCGCCGAGCGGAAGCTGGCGGTGCTGCTGGACGACGCCGTGTCCGCGGCGCAGGTACGGCCGCTGCTGCCGAGCGGCACCTGCGTCGCGGTGGTGACGAGCCGCTGGCGGCTCCCGGGTCTCTCGGTGGACGGCTGTCTCGCCCTGGGACTCGAACCGCTGGGCGCGGACGCGGCCGTCGACTTGCTGGCGTCCACCCTGGGGGACGGACGGGTGGTGGACGAACCGGCGGAGGCCCGCGCCCTGGTGGGGCTCTGTGCCGGGCTGCCGCTGGCCGTCCGTGTGGTGGGGGCCCGCCTCGCCGCCCGTCCCGAGCGCCCGCTCCGGGCCATGGTGCGGGCGCTGTCCGCCGAACACAGCCGATTGGACGCCATGACCATCGAGGACGACCACAGCGTGCGCGCCGCTCTCGACCTCTCCCACCGGGCGCTGCCCGGCCCGGCCGCACGCCTGTACCGGCTGCTCGGCCTGCATCCCGGTACCGACTTCGGGGTGAACGCCGCCCGTGCCCTCAGCGGCGGCCCGCCCGGGGAGGCCGCGGCCGGTGACGTGCCGGCCGGTGACATCCCGGACCTCCTCGACCAGTTGCTCGACGCCAACCTGCTGCTCGGAACCGGTGAGGATCGCTACCGCCTGCACGATCTGGTGCGGCTGCACGCCCGCGGCCTGCTGGAGGCCGGACACGGGGTGGAGGACCGTGAGCGGGCGCTGCGGCGGCTGCTCGACCACTACCTCGCCTCGGCGACCGCGGCCGAGAGCGTGCTCGACCCGCATCACCGGTCGCTGCCGCGGACCTACGGACCGGGCGAGCCGGTCACTGAGGATTTCCACGGGGATGCGCGGGCCGCCCTGGACTGGCTGGAGCGCGAACACCGCACGCTGATGGCCGTCATCGGGCTCGCGCGGGAGGCGGGCGTGCCCGCGGCCGCCTGGCAGCTGGCCGACGCGATGTGGCCGCTGTTCACCCGGCGGAAGCACTACGAGTCCTGGCGGACGGCCCACCGGGAGGGACTGGCCGCGGCCCGGGACTGCCGGGACCGCGCGGCCCAGTGCCGGATGCTCACCTCGGGCGGTCTGGGCGAACTCGACACCGGCGGGCACGCCCGCGCACTGGAGATGTTCGACGAGGCGGCCCGGCTGTTCCGCGAGAGCGGCGACCCCCTGGGGCACGCGCGCACCTGCAACTACCGGGGGCTGGCCTGCCTCGGCCTCGGCCGGCTCGATGAGGCGGCGGAACTCTTCCGGCACGCCGCCGAGGAGTGCCCCCGGCACGGTGACCGCCGCGCCGGAGGTCTGGCACACCTCAACCTCGCCGACACGGCCGTGCGCGGAGGGCGGTCCGGGCTCGCGGTCACCGAGGCGGCCCGCGCGCACGAAGTGCTGGTGGAGGAGGGCGACCCGTACAACGCGGCCCGTGCGGACATCCTCCTCGGCCGTGCGCTGCCGGCGCTCGGCCGGACGGAGGAGGCGGAGGACCATCTGCGCCGGGCGGTCGCCACCCTGCGCGAGGCCAAGGCGGGTTACGAGACCGGGCGGGCGCTGGAGGCGCTGGGAGAGCTCGCGGAGCACCTCGGGCGGACCGGCACGGCCCGCCGGCACTACACCGAGGCCCTGGAGCACTACGCCAGGCTGGCGGTTCCGGCCGCCGAGGCCGTGCGCGTACGGCTGCGCCGGCTCGGCGGGCCGACCCCCGGCCCGTAG
- a CDS encoding AfsR/SARP family transcriptional regulator, protein MLGPLELWTDGARLPLGPPKERCLLALLLYAAGRPVPADRLMDRIWDGEPPPSGTAALQPLLSRLRRRLRPVLGERAELPHFSRTYRLDVPEESVDLHRSRRLENRARELAREGDTGAAAGLLREAEALWRGEPFAEFPGAWAASLRDRLGEEHRALREFRVGLELDHGRHHELIGELREMTDEHPTAEVLHGQLMRALYRCGRHTEALAVYHRLRHRLHRKSGLPPLPELQRLHQQILQHDSASLAPPAPAALPAPAPVPSAGRCPDTLIRDIPTFTGRRDELRTLLAEDDPRATALPVTVVHGLAGVGKTALAVHAAHLLKDRYPDGRYHIELRSHGPRPAGPSEVLASLLLKNGMHPENLRGGLDELAALWRSQMADRRALLVIDDAEDSAQVRPLLPGSPACRVIVTSRHRLTDLEGAASLALDVPTEAEATALFARVTGSAGASDHGAVRRVVDLCGRHPLAVWLAASQLRHRDPWQAGDLADRLAAAGALDETDGVPAVGNAFRMSYAELSSATREVFRLLALHPGPDLTEHAAAAVCGTDPAAVRRSLRELTGCHLLEEPLPDRYRFHDLVRNFARGLGRRTDSSAERDAALRRLLDYFLTVADRADRLAHPARRRIDVRPGTPPPAVPVLADADDGGSWLDAERANLLAAADAAASLPTAHAGLFPHVLARAFDTWGIWNVAARLSEAALVTWRRRGDAAAEALCLVEQASALWNQGRHDDALHRAEQALAVSRATGDRWVRAEALTAMGRAHHIAGRRDEGDRCLDEALALHRAAGDRRGEAEALNVRGIAMALDGRHAAAAQHFRAVLDIEEEIGNRPGQIKALNNIGEVHRLRERHGDALHYYRQALALTRSVGGRQQLANLYNNLGLVHDALGEPDRALDYLLRAMDSCRTSPDPRCETEYLVSIGTVYRKTGRHEEAEAHFTRAERLARETGNRDGLRAARNALAGARAAASRPGHRH, encoded by the coding sequence ATGCTCGGACCGCTGGAACTGTGGACCGACGGCGCGCGGCTGCCGCTCGGGCCGCCCAAGGAACGCTGTCTGCTGGCCCTGCTGCTGTACGCGGCGGGCCGGCCCGTGCCGGCGGACCGGCTCATGGACCGGATCTGGGACGGGGAACCGCCGCCCTCGGGCACGGCCGCCCTCCAGCCGCTGCTGTCCCGGCTCCGGAGACGGCTCCGCCCCGTCCTCGGGGAGCGGGCCGAACTGCCCCACTTCTCCCGCACCTACCGGCTGGACGTTCCGGAGGAGTCCGTCGACCTCCACCGTTCACGGCGGCTGGAGAACCGGGCCCGGGAGCTGGCCCGGGAGGGGGACACCGGGGCGGCGGCCGGCCTGCTCCGCGAGGCGGAGGCCCTGTGGCGGGGTGAGCCCTTCGCCGAGTTCCCCGGCGCATGGGCGGCCTCGCTCCGCGACCGGCTCGGGGAGGAGCACCGCGCGCTCAGGGAGTTCCGCGTCGGGCTGGAGCTGGACCACGGCCGTCATCACGAACTCATCGGGGAACTCCGGGAGATGACCGACGAGCACCCGACCGCGGAGGTCCTCCACGGACAGCTCATGCGGGCCCTGTACCGCTGCGGCCGTCACACCGAGGCGCTGGCGGTCTATCACCGCCTGCGGCACCGGCTCCACCGGAAGAGCGGCCTGCCGCCCTTACCGGAATTACAGCGCCTGCACCAGCAGATCCTTCAGCACGACTCCGCCTCTCTCGCCCCGCCCGCGCCGGCCGCGCTCCCCGCGCCGGCACCGGTGCCATCCGCCGGGCGCTGCCCCGACACCCTGATCCGTGACATCCCCACCTTCACCGGCCGCCGCGACGAACTGCGCACGCTCCTGGCGGAGGACGATCCGCGGGCCACCGCGCTCCCCGTGACCGTGGTGCACGGCCTGGCGGGGGTCGGGAAGACCGCGCTCGCCGTCCACGCCGCGCATCTGCTCAAGGACCGGTACCCGGACGGCCGTTACCACATCGAGCTGCGCTCGCACGGGCCGCGGCCGGCCGGCCCCTCGGAGGTGCTGGCCTCCCTGCTGCTGAAGAACGGCATGCACCCGGAGAACCTGCGCGGCGGGCTCGACGAGCTGGCCGCGCTGTGGCGCAGTCAGATGGCCGACCGCAGAGCACTCCTGGTGATCGACGACGCCGAGGACTCCGCACAGGTACGTCCCCTCCTGCCCGGCTCACCCGCCTGCCGCGTCATCGTCACCAGCAGGCACCGCCTCACCGACCTGGAGGGCGCGGCCTCGCTGGCGCTCGACGTCCCCACGGAGGCCGAGGCGACCGCCCTCTTCGCCCGCGTCACGGGGTCCGCCGGGGCCTCGGACCACGGGGCCGTGCGCCGGGTCGTGGATCTCTGCGGCCGCCACCCCCTCGCCGTGTGGCTGGCCGCCTCACAGCTCCGCCACCGGGACCCCTGGCAGGCCGGAGACCTCGCGGACCGGCTGGCGGCGGCCGGCGCGCTCGACGAGACCGACGGCGTACCGGCGGTGGGGAACGCCTTCCGGATGTCGTACGCCGAACTCTCTTCCGCCACCCGCGAGGTCTTCCGCCTCCTGGCCCTGCACCCCGGCCCCGACCTGACCGAGCACGCGGCCGCGGCCGTGTGCGGGACCGATCCGGCCGCGGTCCGCAGGAGCCTGCGCGAGCTGACCGGCTGCCATCTCCTGGAGGAGCCGCTGCCGGACCGCTACCGGTTCCACGACCTCGTACGGAACTTCGCCCGCGGCCTGGGCCGGCGCACCGACTCTTCCGCCGAACGGGACGCGGCGCTGCGGCGCCTGCTGGACTACTTCCTGACGGTGGCCGACCGCGCCGACCGTCTCGCCCACCCCGCCCGCCGGAGGATCGACGTCCGGCCCGGGACTCCCCCGCCCGCCGTGCCGGTGCTCGCCGACGCCGACGACGGAGGGAGCTGGCTGGACGCCGAGCGCGCGAACCTGCTCGCGGCCGCGGACGCCGCTGCCTCCCTCCCGACGGCCCACGCCGGGCTGTTCCCCCACGTCCTGGCCCGCGCGTTCGACACCTGGGGCATCTGGAACGTCGCGGCCCGGCTGTCCGAGGCGGCCCTCGTCACCTGGCGGCGGCGGGGCGACGCGGCGGCCGAGGCGCTGTGCCTGGTGGAACAGGCGTCCGCCCTGTGGAACCAGGGCCGCCACGACGACGCGCTGCACCGCGCCGAGCAGGCCCTGGCGGTGAGCCGGGCCACGGGGGACCGCTGGGTGCGGGCCGAGGCGCTGACCGCCATGGGCCGCGCCCACCACATCGCGGGCCGCCGCGACGAGGGAGACCGCTGCCTCGACGAGGCCCTGGCCCTCCACCGGGCGGCGGGCGACCGAAGAGGCGAGGCGGAGGCGCTGAACGTCCGCGGGATCGCCATGGCCCTCGACGGCCGGCACGCCGCCGCCGCACAGCACTTCCGCGCCGTCCTCGACATCGAGGAGGAGATCGGGAACCGGCCCGGGCAGATCAAGGCACTGAACAATATCGGCGAGGTGCACCGTCTCCGGGAGCGGCACGGCGACGCCCTGCACTACTACCGGCAGGCGCTGGCCCTGACCCGCAGCGTGGGCGGACGGCAGCAACTGGCCAACCTGTACAACAACCTGGGGCTGGTCCACGACGCCCTGGGAGAGCCCGACCGCGCCCTGGACTACCTCCTCCGGGCCATGGACAGCTGCCGGACGAGCCCCGACCCGCGGTGCGAGACGGAGTACCTGGTCAGCATCGGAACCGTGTACCGGAAGACCGGCCGGCACGAGGAGGCGGAGGCCCACTTCACCCGGGCGGAAAGGCTGGCGCGCGAGACGGGGAACCGCGACGGACTGCGGGCGGCCCGGAACGCGCTCGCCGGCGCCCGCGCCGCCGCGTCACGGCCGGGACACCGGCACTGA
- a CDS encoding DEAD/DEAH box helicase, whose protein sequence is MNRTARTQDRYSRPRTGGGSAPYGAGRSAGQGPRRSGGGRPGGSGGYGRRPAGPQGEFALPVTVTPALPPVEDFAALGLPDGVLKTLTGLGMVEPFPIQSATLPNSLAGRDVLGRGRTGSGKTLAFGLALLTRTAAVGRRAEPRQPLALVLVPTRELAQQVTDALTPYARALSLRLTTVVGGMSIGRQASALRGGTEVVVATPGRLKDLIDRGECRLDQVGITVLDEADQMADMGFMPQVTALLDQVRPGGQRMLFSATLDRNVDLLVRRYLNDPVVHSVDPSQGAVTTMEHHLLHVHGADKYATTTEIAARDGRVIMFLDTKHAVDKLTDHLLKSGVRAAALHGGKSQPQRTRTLGRFKTGHVTVLVATNVAARGIHVDNLDLVVNVDPPTDHKDYLHRGGRTARAGESGSVVTLVLPNQRREMTRLMTLAGVTPRTTQVRSGDAELTRITGAQAPSGIPVVITTPASERQERGASAGRGRRGGPSRSRRTSSAQQTGGGAARQRPARRSAA, encoded by the coding sequence ATGAACCGCACAGCTCGCACACAGGACCGCTACTCCCGCCCGCGTACCGGCGGCGGCTCCGCCCCGTACGGCGCCGGACGCTCCGCCGGGCAGGGGCCGCGCCGTTCGGGCGGCGGCCGTCCGGGTGGTTCCGGTGGCTACGGCCGCCGGCCCGCCGGCCCGCAGGGTGAGTTCGCCCTGCCGGTCACCGTCACCCCCGCGCTCCCGCCCGTCGAGGACTTCGCCGCTCTCGGCCTCCCGGACGGGGTGCTGAAGACGCTCACCGGACTCGGGATGGTCGAGCCGTTCCCGATCCAGTCCGCGACGCTGCCGAACTCCCTGGCCGGACGCGACGTCCTGGGCCGCGGGCGCACCGGCTCCGGCAAGACCCTCGCCTTCGGTCTGGCCCTGCTGACGCGGACCGCCGCCGTGGGCCGCCGCGCCGAGCCGAGGCAGCCGCTGGCGCTCGTCCTCGTCCCCACCCGGGAACTCGCCCAGCAGGTGACCGACGCCCTCACCCCCTACGCCAGGGCGCTCTCGCTGCGGCTCACCACCGTGGTCGGCGGCATGTCGATCGGGCGGCAGGCGTCCGCGCTGCGCGGCGGCACCGAGGTGGTCGTCGCGACCCCGGGGCGGCTCAAGGACCTCATCGACCGCGGCGAGTGCCGGCTGGACCAGGTCGGCATCACCGTGCTGGACGAGGCCGACCAGATGGCCGACATGGGCTTCATGCCGCAGGTCACCGCGCTGCTCGACCAGGTGCGCCCCGGCGGCCAGCGGATGCTCTTCTCGGCCACCCTCGACCGCAACGTCGACCTGCTGGTGCGCCGCTACCTGAATGACCCGGTGGTGCACTCGGTCGACCCCTCCCAGGGCGCCGTCACCACCATGGAGCACCACCTGCTGCACGTCCACGGCGCCGACAAGTACGCCACGACGACGGAGATCGCGGCCCGCGACGGCCGGGTGATCATGTTCCTGGACACCAAGCACGCCGTGGACAAGCTCACCGACCACCTGCTGAAGAGCGGGGTCAGGGCGGCCGCGCTGCACGGCGGCAAGTCGCAGCCGCAGCGCACCCGGACCCTCGGCCGGTTCAAGACCGGGCACGTGACCGTGCTGGTCGCCACCAACGTCGCGGCGCGCGGCATCCACGTCGACAACCTGGACCTGGTCGTCAACGTGGACCCGCCGACCGACCACAAGGACTACCTGCACCGCGGCGGACGCACCGCGCGGGCCGGCGAGTCCGGCAGCGTCGTCACCCTCGTCCTGCCGAACCAGCGCCGGGAGATGACCCGCCTGATGACCCTGGCCGGTGTGACCCCGCGGACCACCCAGGTGCGCTCGGGCGATGCCGAGCTCACCCGGATCACCGGCGCGCAGGCGCCCTCGGGCATCCCCGTGGTCATCACCACGCCGGCGTCGGAGCGCCAGGAGCGCGGCGCCTCCGCGGGCCGCGGACGGCGCGGCGGGCCGTCCCGGTCGCGCCGGACCTCCTCCGCCCAGCAGACGGGCGGCGGCGCGGCCCGGCAGCGTCCGGCCCGCCGCAGCGCGGCCTGA
- a CDS encoding cold-shock protein: MATGTVKWFNSEKGFGFIEQDGGGADVFAHYSNIAAQGFRELQEGQKVSFDVTQGQKGPQAENIVPA; the protein is encoded by the coding sequence ATGGCTACTGGCACCGTGAAGTGGTTCAACTCGGAAAAGGGCTTCGGCTTCATTGAGCAGGACGGCGGCGGCGCCGACGTCTTCGCCCACTACTCGAACATCGCCGCCCAGGGCTTCCGTGAGCTTCAGGAAGGCCAGAAGGTGAGCTTCGACGTCACGCAGGGCCAGAAGGGCCCGCAGGCCGAGAACATCGTTCCCGCCTGA
- a CDS encoding ATP-binding protein, which translates to MAGLENGEQPRHAGTAAAARPASSACSGEERALGALGTLGDPTVDEVVLPSRPESAGAARRLAHSVVVWQWGLSPQLAEDVVLLVSELVGNAVRHTGARTFGLRMHCRRGRLRVELRDPSRGLPCLMPVREMDVSGRGLFLVDTLSDRWGVDLRPLGKTTWFEMRTAER; encoded by the coding sequence ATGGCGGGCCTGGAGAACGGGGAGCAGCCGCGGCATGCGGGCACGGCCGCCGCGGCACGCCCGGCGTCGTCCGCCTGCTCCGGGGAGGAGCGGGCGCTGGGAGCGCTCGGGACGCTGGGTGATCCGACGGTGGACGAGGTGGTCCTCCCCTCCCGCCCCGAGTCGGCCGGGGCGGCCCGCCGGCTGGCCCACTCCGTCGTGGTGTGGCAGTGGGGCCTCTCCCCGCAACTCGCGGAGGACGTCGTGCTGCTCGTCTCGGAGCTGGTCGGCAACGCCGTACGGCACACCGGCGCCCGGACGTTCGGACTGCGGATGCACTGCCGGCGCGGCCGGCTCAGGGTCGAACTCCGCGATCCCTCCCGGGGGTTGCCGTGCCTGATGCCGGTACGGGAGATGGACGTCAGCGGGCGGGGGCTGTTCCTGGTGGACACCCTCTCCGACCGCTGGGGGGTGGACCTGCGGCCGCTGGGCAAGACGACCTGGTTCGAGATGCGGACCGCCGAGCGCTGA